The genomic window AAAGGATAAGATGCgaaaaaaaatggaagaaaaaTGTTAGAAAGGCAAGAAGAATCAGTGGCAAAAAATATGTAAGTTGCAAGGGCACAGTAATGGAGGCAAAAATATTAAAGCCTCCTTGCAAGGAAACATGCAGGTTAAAGTGTACACAACGCTTTGACGAAAACAATAGAATACGTATCCACAAGGAATTTTGGGCAGAAGATAGGTCATGGGATTCAAAGCGGCAGTATATCTCTTCTTGTGTAACAGCAAAACCAATCAGAAGATCTAGACCTAGAGACTTCTCAAGAGAGAATGAAAGGACGAAGAGTAACACATATTCCCTCACTATTGACAATAAGAAATTGGTTGTTTGcaaggtgttttttttaaataccctaTGTATCTCAGAAAACTTTGTGAGAACAGCGCAAGCTAAGACATCTGAAGTAGGGATGGTTGTCGCTGACCAACGGGGTAGACATGTTGCAGTGAATAAAACACCCGAAGAGATTGTCAATGACATTAAGAGACACATTCGTCAATATCCTGCATACCAAAGTCATTATGGTAGGGAAAGAACATCCAAAAAGTATTTGGGAAGTCATTTGAATATTTCTAAAATGTATTCTTTGTATGTTGAAGAATGCAAGGAATTAGGAAGAGAGTGTGGGAAAGAATGGCTGTTCAGACGGATCTTCAATTAAGATTTTAATCTTGCCTTCCATTTACCAGATGTAGATACGTGTGATATGTGTGACCGATATTTGTGTCTACTTAAGAATACTTCAAGTGAAGaggaaataaatgaaataaaagaaaaacaaaagaagCACATAGATGAAGCTAGTTTGAGATACAAGTTAAAAAGTGAGGACAAAGTAAATTCTACAGAAAGTTGCAAGC from Bacillus rossius redtenbacheri isolate Brsri chromosome 1, Brsri_v3, whole genome shotgun sequence includes these protein-coding regions:
- the LOC134527814 gene encoding uncharacterized protein LOC134527814 codes for the protein MVPYIVSDSTAHMNGFSTSSDSSFTKFVKEPEGIVDIDDPSPSTYLSWEESNTAELHLLSSSPITEILGFPDLQAHNGQPNVEINDIQAHRNKSLVPYDDSTSEDDFPKEKNNRGRKRIRCEKKWKKNVRKARRISGKKYVSCKGTVMEAKILKPPCKETCRLKCTQRFDENNRIRIHKEFWAEDRSWDSKRQYISSCVTAKPIRRSRPRDFSRENERTKSNTYSLTIDNKKLVVCKVFFLNTLCISENFVRTAQAKTSEVGMVVADQRGRHVAVNKTPEEIVNDIKRHIRQYPAYQSHYGRERTSKKYLGSHLNISKMYSLYVEECKELGRECGKEWLFRRIFN